From one Meles meles chromosome 18, mMelMel3.1 paternal haplotype, whole genome shotgun sequence genomic stretch:
- the TBX2 gene encoding T-box transcription factor TBX2: MREPALAASAMAYHPFHAPRPADFPMSAFLAAAQPSFFPALALPPGALAKPLPDPGLAGAAAAAAAAAAAAEAGLHVSALGPHPPAAHLRSLKSLEPEDEVEDDPKVTLEAKELWDQFHKLGTEMVITKSGRRMFPPFKVRVSGLDKKAKYILLMDIVAADDCRYKFHNSRWMVAGKADPEMPKRMYIHPDSPATGEQWMAKPVAFHKLKLTNNISDKHGFTILNSMHKYQPRFHIVRANDILKLPYSTFRTYVFPETDFIAVTAYQNDKITQLKIDNNPFAKGFRDTGNGRREKRKQLTLPSLRLYEEHCKPERDGAESDASSCDPAPAREQPPSPGSAPSPLRLHRTRAEEKSCAADSDPEPERLSEERAGPALGRSPALDSGSPPRLTEPERTRERRSPERGKEPSESGGDGPFGLRSLEKERAEARRKDDGRKEAGEGKEPGLAPLVVQTDSASPLGAGHLPGLAFSGHLHGQQFFGPLGAGQPLFLHPGQFAMGPGAFSAMGMGHLLASVAGGGGSGGGGGPGTATGLDAGGLGPAASAANTAAPFPFHLSQHMLASQGIPMPTFGGLFPYPYTYMAAAAAAASALPATSAAAAAAAAAGSLSRSHFLGSARPRLRFSPYQIPVTIPPSASLLTTGLAAEGSKAAGGSSREPSPLPELALRKVGAPSRGALSPSGSAKEAASELQSIQRLVSGLESQRALSPGRESPK; this comes from the exons ATGAGAGAGCCGGCGCTGGCGGCCAGCGCCATGGCTTACCACCCGTTCCACGCGCCACGGCCGGCCGACTTCCCCATGTCCGCCTTCCTGGCGGCGGCGCAGCCCTCCTTCTTCCCGGCGCTCGCACTGCCGCCCGGCGCGCTGGCCAAGCCGCTGCCCGACCCGGGCctggcgggggcggcggcggcggcggccgcggcggcggcggcggccgaggcGGGGCTGCACGTCTCGGCACTCGGCCCGCACCCTCCCGCCGCGCATCTGCGCTCGCTTAAGAGCCTGGAGCCCGAGGACGAGGTGGAGGACGACCCCAAGGTGACGCTGGAGGCCAAGGAGCTGTGGGACCAGTTCCACAAGCTGGGCACCGAGATGGTCATCACCAAGTCCGGGAG GCGGATGTTTCCTCCCTTCAAGGTGCGAGTCAGCGGCCTGGACAAGAAGGCCAAATACATCTTGCTGATGGACATTGTGGCCGCTGATGATTGCCGGTATAAGTTCCATAACTCGCGCTGGATGGTGGCGGGCAAGGCCGACCCAGAGATGCCCAAACGCATGTACATCCACCCGGACAGCCCAGCCACAGGAGAGCAGTGGATGGCCAAGCCTGTGGCCTTCCACAAGCTGAAACTGACCAACAACATCTCCGACAAGCATGGCTTC ACGATCCTGAACTCCATGCACAAGTACCAACCGCGCTTCCACATCGTGAGAGCGAACGACATCCTGAAGCTGCCCTACAGCACCTTCCGAACCTACGTGTTCCCTGAGACCGACTTCATCGCGGTCACTGCCTACCAGAACGACAAG ATCACGCAGCTGAAGATCGACAACAACCCGTTTGCCAAGGGCTTCCGCGACACCGGGAATGGGCGGCGGGAGAAAAG GAAGCAGCTAACGCTGCCGTCCCTGCGCCTGTACGAGGAACACTGCAAGCCCGAGCGCGACGGCGCGGAGTCGGACGCCTCGTCTTGCGACCCCGCCCCCGCGCGGGAACAGCCACCCTCCCCGGGGTCAGCGCCTAGCCCCCTGCGCCTGCATCGGACCCGAG CCGAGGAGAAGTCGTGTGCCGCGGACAGCGACCCAGAGCCGGAGAGGCTGAGCGAGGAGCGCGCGGGGCCGGCGCTAGGCCGCAGCCCGGCCCTGGACAGCGGCAGCCCCCCTCGCTTGACCGAACCTGAGCGCACCCGGGAGCGGCGCAGCCCCGAGAGGGGCAAGGAGCCGTCCGAGAGCGGCGGGGACGGCCCATTTGGCCTGCGGAGCCTGGAGAAGGAGCGCGCCGAAGCGAGGCGGAAGGACGACGGGCGCAAGGAGGCGGGCGAGGGCAAGGAGCCGGGCCTGGCGCCACTGGTGGTGCAGACGGACAGTGCGTCCCCCCTGGGCGCCGGACACCTGCCGGGCCTGGCTTTCTCTGGCCATCTGCACGGGCAGCAGTTCTTCGGGCCGCTGGGGGCCGGCCAGCCGCTCTTCTTGCACCCGGGACAGTTCGCCATGGGCCCCGGAGCCTTCTCCGCCATGGGCATGGGTCACCTGCTGGCCTCGGtggcgggcggcggcggcagtGGTGGAGGAGGCGGGCCAGGGACCGCCACCGGGCTGGACGCAGGCGGGCTGGGTCCCGCGGCCAGCGCGGCAAACACCGCCGCGCCCTTCCCTTTCCACCTCTCCCAGCACATGCTGGCATCTCAG gGAATCCCAATGCCCACTTTCGGAGGCCTCTTCCCCTACCCCTACACGTACATGGCAGCTGCTGCGGCCGCGGCGTCTGCTCTGCCCGCCACCAGTGCTGCGGCCGCAGCTGCCGCCGCCGCAGGCTCCCTGTCCCGGAGCCACTTTCTGGGCAGTGCCCGGCCCCGCCTGCGTTTCAGCCCCTACCAGATCCCGGTAACTATCCCGCCTAGCGCCAGCCTCCTCACCACTGGGCTGGCGGCGGAGGGCTCCAAGGCTGCAGGCGGCAGCAGCCGGGAGCCCAGCCCCCTGCCGGAGCTAGCTCTCCGGAAGGTTGGGGCCCCTTCCCGGGGTGCCCTGTCACCCAGCGGCTCAGCCAAAGAGGCGGCCAGTGAACTGCAGAGCATCCAGAGACTGGTGAGTGGGCTGGAGAGCCAGCGAGCCCTCTCCCCCGGCAGGGAGTCGCCCAAGTGA